In one Pseudomonas tensinigenes genomic region, the following are encoded:
- a CDS encoding EamA family transporter encodes MLATGLVLMAALLHATWNTLIKFSAERLLVVACMDTVALLVVAIALPFVSLPPMEIWPWILASAAFELLYRYLLIQAYRVGDLGLVYPLMRGLSPLVVLALTLIFAGEVLTTQQIFGIMLIPLGMVCLLWQGGGGKHLPWSMLPVVALIGLCIGCYTYIDGQALRRWSHPLDYLVWVTLLSAWPFPLLAWVAKRPAFMLFWREQWKLGLAVGFCVLASYALVLWAMQLGSIAEAAALREISVILVVLFGMRYLKEPFGRPRLLACGLVLIGMLVMKF; translated from the coding sequence GTGCTGGCGACGGGGTTGGTATTGATGGCGGCGCTGTTGCATGCGACGTGGAATACGTTAATCAAGTTCAGCGCCGAGCGGCTGCTGGTGGTGGCGTGCATGGACACTGTGGCGCTGCTGGTCGTCGCCATCGCGTTGCCATTCGTGAGCTTGCCACCCATGGAAATCTGGCCATGGATTCTGGCTTCGGCAGCGTTTGAATTGCTGTATCGCTACCTGCTGATTCAGGCGTATCGGGTCGGCGATCTCGGCTTGGTCTATCCACTGATGCGCGGATTGTCGCCGCTGGTGGTGCTTGCGCTGACCCTGATTTTCGCCGGAGAGGTGCTCACCACCCAACAGATATTCGGCATCATGCTGATTCCGTTGGGCATGGTTTGTCTGTTGTGGCAGGGCGGCGGTGGCAAGCATTTGCCGTGGTCGATGCTGCCGGTGGTGGCGCTGATTGGCCTGTGCATCGGCTGCTACACCTACATCGATGGCCAGGCGTTGCGGCGCTGGTCGCATCCGCTCGATTACCTGGTCTGGGTCACGCTGCTCAGTGCCTGGCCGTTTCCGTTGCTGGCGTGGGTCGCCAAGCGTCCGGCGTTCATGTTGTTCTGGCGTGAGCAATGGAAGCTGGGGTTGGCGGTGGGCTTCTGCGTATTGGCCAGCTACGCTCTGGTGCTGTGGGCGATGCAATTGGGCTCGATTGCAGAGGCGGCGGCATTGCGTGAGATCAGCGTGATTCTGGTGGTGCTGTTCGGCATGCGCTACTTGAAAGAACCTTTCGGCCGGCCGCGGCTCTTAGCCTGTGGGCTGGTGCTGATCGGCATGTTGGTGATGAAGTTCTGA
- a CDS encoding MFS transporter → MPLALLALAVAAFGIGTTEFVIMGLLPDVARDLAVSIPHAGLLITGYALGVVFGAPILAIGTANMPRKATLLGMTLMFILGNVLCALAPNYATLMAARVVTALCHGAFFGIGSVVAAGLVAPNKRAQAIAMMFTGLTLANVLGVPLGTALGQYAGWRSTFWAVSVIGVVAALAQWLWLPKHIPMDKANLASEFKVLGKVNVLLALGMSVLASTSLFSVFTYIAPILQDITGVSPHGVTVMLLLFGVGLTGGSMLGGRLADSRLLPSLVGVALAVVVILAAFSQTSRSVVPAAITLVLWGIFAFALCPILQLLIIDQAHEAPNLGSTLNQSAFNLGNAAGAWIGGLVVASGADLADLPWTGALVGVLTVLTALLFIYLQRREAAAVNVSG, encoded by the coding sequence ATGCCACTCGCCTTGCTTGCCCTCGCTGTTGCCGCATTCGGCATCGGCACCACTGAATTCGTCATCATGGGCCTGCTGCCCGATGTTGCTCGCGACCTCGCTGTGAGCATTCCTCACGCGGGTCTGCTGATCACCGGATACGCACTTGGCGTAGTGTTCGGCGCGCCAATCCTGGCGATCGGCACCGCGAACATGCCGCGCAAAGCGACGCTGCTGGGCATGACGCTGATGTTCATCCTTGGCAACGTGCTCTGCGCCCTGGCGCCGAACTACGCGACGCTGATGGCCGCTCGCGTTGTCACCGCCCTCTGTCACGGCGCGTTCTTTGGCATTGGCTCGGTGGTCGCCGCCGGACTGGTCGCGCCGAACAAACGCGCGCAGGCGATTGCGATGATGTTCACCGGCCTGACACTGGCCAACGTCCTCGGCGTGCCATTGGGCACGGCGCTCGGGCAATACGCCGGCTGGCGTTCGACTTTCTGGGCGGTCTCGGTGATTGGTGTCGTCGCCGCCCTGGCGCAGTGGCTGTGGTTGCCGAAACACATCCCGATGGACAAGGCCAACCTCGCCAGCGAATTCAAGGTGCTGGGCAAGGTCAATGTGTTGCTGGCGCTGGGTATGAGTGTGTTGGCCTCGACCAGCCTGTTCAGCGTGTTCACCTATATCGCGCCGATCTTGCAGGACATCACCGGCGTCAGCCCGCACGGCGTGACGGTGATGCTGCTGTTGTTCGGCGTCGGACTGACTGGCGGCAGCATGCTCGGCGGGCGTCTGGCTGATAGCCGTTTGTTGCCGTCGCTGGTTGGTGTAGCCCTGGCGGTGGTGGTGATTCTGGCGGCGTTCAGTCAGACCAGCCGTTCGGTGGTGCCGGCGGCGATCACCTTGGTGCTGTGGGGGATTTTCGCCTTTGCGCTGTGCCCGATTCTGCAACTGCTGATCATCGATCAGGCCCATGAAGCGCCGAACCTCGGTTCGACCTTGAATCAGAGCGCTTTCAACCTCGGTAATGCGGCGGGTGCGTGGATCGGCGGGCTGGTGGTGGCCAGTGGCGCGGATCTGGCGGACTTGCCGTGGACCGGTGCGCTGGTCGGTGTGTTGACGGTGCTGACGGCGCTTTTGTTTATTTATCTGCAACGTCGTGAGGCGGCGGCGGTCAATGTGTCCGGCTAA
- a CDS encoding cation:proton antiporter, with protein MLELVAAFICLTTLLTFVNFRFIGLPPTIGVMVTALLFSLILQGLSVLGYPGLEERVQQLIGQIDFGDLLMNWMLSFLLFAGALHVNLNDLRSYRWPIGLLATFGVLIATTVIGSLAYYIFALFGWHVSFLYCLLFGALISPTDPIAVLGVLRTANASKPLKTTIVGESLFNDGTAVVVFTVLLGIAQLGETPTLSATAMLFVHEAIGGVLFGGLIGYLVYRMIKSVEQHQITVMLTLALVIGGSAMATEIHVSAPIAMVVAGLIIGNVGRNLAMNDMTRRYLDGFWELLDDMLNALLFALIGMELLLLPFNWLHMAAAGLLAVAILLSRLLTVAPAILLLRRWRTVPAGTIRILTWGGLRGGVSVALALALPLGPERDLLLSITYIVVLSSILLQGLTIGKLVKHATRNEPETVTEPAHH; from the coding sequence ATGCTTGAACTTGTCGCCGCTTTCATCTGCCTCACCACCCTCCTGACTTTCGTCAACTTCCGCTTCATCGGCCTGCCGCCGACCATCGGCGTGATGGTCACCGCACTGCTGTTCTCGCTGATCCTGCAAGGCCTGAGCGTACTCGGCTACCCCGGCCTGGAAGAACGCGTACAGCAACTGATCGGCCAGATCGACTTCGGCGATCTGTTGATGAACTGGATGCTGTCGTTCCTGCTATTCGCCGGCGCCTTGCACGTCAACCTGAATGATCTGCGCAGCTACCGCTGGCCCATCGGCCTGTTGGCAACCTTCGGTGTGTTGATTGCCACCACGGTCATCGGCAGCCTCGCCTATTACATTTTTGCCCTGTTCGGCTGGCACGTGAGCTTCTTGTATTGCCTGCTGTTCGGCGCGCTGATTTCGCCGACCGACCCGATTGCGGTGCTCGGTGTACTGCGTACCGCCAACGCTTCAAAGCCGCTGAAAACCACCATCGTCGGCGAGTCGCTGTTCAACGACGGCACGGCGGTAGTGGTGTTCACCGTGCTGCTGGGCATCGCCCAACTCGGCGAAACCCCGACCCTTAGCGCCACGGCGATGCTGTTCGTTCACGAAGCCATCGGCGGTGTGCTGTTCGGCGGCCTGATCGGTTATCTGGTCTATCGAATGATCAAGAGCGTCGAGCAGCATCAGATCACTGTGATGCTGACCTTGGCGCTGGTCATTGGCGGTTCGGCGATGGCCACCGAAATTCATGTTTCAGCGCCGATTGCGATGGTGGTCGCCGGTCTGATCATCGGCAACGTCGGACGCAATCTGGCGATGAATGACATGACCCGGCGCTATCTCGACGGCTTCTGGGAATTGCTCGATGACATGCTCAACGCACTGCTCTTCGCGCTGATCGGCATGGAACTGTTGCTGCTGCCATTCAACTGGCTGCACATGGCAGCGGCAGGGTTGTTGGCGGTGGCGATTCTGCTATCGCGCCTGCTCACTGTGGCCCCGGCGATTCTTCTGCTGCGCCGCTGGCGGACAGTGCCCGCCGGCACCATCCGCATCCTGACCTGGGGCGGTTTGCGCGGCGGTGTTTCGGTGGCACTGGCGCTGGCCCTACCGCTGGGCCCGGAGCGCGATCTGTTGCTCAGCATCACTTACATCGTGGTGCTGTCGTCGATCCTGTTGCAGGGTCTGACCATCGGCAAACTGGTCAAGCACGCGACTCGCAATGAGCCCGAGACCGTGACTGAACCAGCGCACCACTGA
- a CDS encoding formate/nitrite transporter family protein yields MTTPTDGKTPDLSAKEQHEVEKSQPPRAAVLHEIIRSQGDQELERSIAALWWSALAAGLTMGLSLMGMGLLNSRLPDGDEFKVIASFGYCAGFLAVILARQQLFTENTLTAVLPVMTKPTLQNFGRLIRLWTVVLVGNLCGTILVAYVMLELPIFDSKTDVAFLEIGRKVMENHASQMFAKGIVSGWMIATMVWMIPSMESAKMWIIILITYLMALGDFTHIVVGSAEVSYLVFAGELPWSDFWMVFAGPTLAGNIIGGSFIFALISHAQIRSESGAPKESADQAEKPDPQQIKK; encoded by the coding sequence ATGACGACCCCCACCGACGGCAAAACCCCCGACCTCTCGGCCAAAGAACAGCACGAAGTCGAGAAAAGCCAGCCGCCCCGTGCGGCCGTCCTGCATGAAATCATCCGCAGCCAAGGCGATCAGGAACTGGAGCGCAGCATCGCCGCGCTCTGGTGGTCGGCATTGGCGGCAGGGCTGACCATGGGCCTGTCGCTGATGGGCATGGGCCTGCTCAATTCGCGCCTGCCCGACGGTGATGAATTCAAAGTGATCGCCAGCTTCGGCTACTGCGCAGGTTTTCTCGCGGTGATCCTCGCCCGTCAGCAACTGTTCACCGAAAACACCCTGACTGCAGTGCTGCCGGTCATGACCAAGCCGACCCTGCAAAACTTCGGGCGGCTGATCCGCCTGTGGACGGTGGTGCTGGTCGGCAACCTCTGCGGCACGATTCTGGTGGCGTACGTGATGCTCGAACTGCCGATCTTCGACAGCAAGACCGACGTTGCCTTCCTCGAAATCGGCCGCAAAGTCATGGAAAACCATGCCAGCCAGATGTTCGCCAAAGGCATCGTGTCTGGCTGGATGATAGCCACCATGGTCTGGATGATTCCGTCCATGGAGAGCGCGAAGATGTGGATCATCATCCTTATCACCTACCTGATGGCGCTCGGCGACTTCACTCACATCGTGGTGGGTTCGGCGGAGGTGTCATATCTGGTGTTTGCCGGCGAGCTGCCGTGGAGTGATTTCTGGATGGTCTTCGCCGGGCCGACGCTGGCGGGGAACATCATTGGCGGCAGCTTTATCTTTGCGCTGATCAGCCATGCGCAGATCCGTAGCGAGAGCGGTGCGCCGAAGGAATCTGCGGATCAGGCCGAAAAACCTGATCCGCAGCAGATCAAAAAATGA